The region CTCCGCCACCTGTTCCTCAAGGGGTTCTTGCCGTCACGGGCAACCAACGGGCGGCGGTTGAACAGGTGGTCCGCGAAAATAGCGGAACACTGTTTCTATCTGTCGATAACTGCCCGATGCAAATGCTCCTTGCAGGAACCGATCAGGCCCTGGAACGGGCGGCTCATCGCCTGCGAGGTCAAGGGCTGGTTTGCGTAAAGATGCCTTTTACCTGGGCACATCACACACCGCTTTTTCGCGGCTGGTCAGAATTGCTTTGGAAGCACTATCGCAACATCCCTGTTAAAACTCCGCGAGCCGAAGTCTACTGTTGTGCGACGAAACGGAGATATCCATCTGAACCTGAGAAGATTCGCCAGCTGTTGGCCGAACAGTGGTCTGCTCCCGTTTATTTTCGCCAGACTATTGAGGCCATGTACGAGTCCGGTGTTCGCATCTTCCTCGAGGCGGGACCCGACAATAGGCTAGTTCCCTTTATCGCGGATACTCTCCGTGGGAAATCCTATCTGGCTCTGGGAGCCTCCTCGCAGGATCATGCCGATTTTGACGCATTGGCAATGCTTGCTGCGGAGCTCTTTGCGGCTGGCATTCCCATCCGATGGGAGTTCTTCCATCCGGTTGCCAGACAATCTTTCGCGGATGCGATTTCAATCGATGCGATCCAACGTGCAGCGATCGAGGAGCAGAAGAGTATTGTGCAGTTTGCTCATCGTATGGATGAGCGCATTGCCCGTAAGGTACAGTCTTTTCTGCCACACCCGAAGCACATATCTTTCGGCTCCAATGCCAGCGTCTTTCTCGGCGAGGCACAACCATCTGCCGATGGATTTACAGCCGTAAGGCATCATTCCGTGGGGCGAGAGCCGTATCTGTCGGATCATGCTTTAGGACGTCCAGGCCGCGGACAGGGTTCACCGCTTCCGGTGATGGCCTTTACAGGCATCCTGGCGATTGCTGCAGAGGCTGCTGCGCAGGCGCCTGCTCGTTTATGTGTCACTTCGCTTCGACTACACCGCTGGCTTGCATTTGACGCCGATACTCTAACCTTGGAAACGGTCGTCGATCTTCGCAATAAAACAGTTTCGATCTTTGTGCTGAGTGGTGATGGAATGCGGCACCTTGGTGCAAATGCGACTTTGACGAAACGCTTGCACGCCGGGGCAGATTCATCGGTGGACATCGGCAATGCTGAGCCTTTGAGGCCCTCCTGGAGTGCCGAACGCTTCTACGCAGAGTATGCCTTTCATGGACGAAGTTTTCAGGGAATACAAAAGGTATTGCGGCTCACCGCTTCCGGTGTTGAAGCCGAACTGCATTCGACCATGCTGCCTGGCCTGACGGGCATTCCGCTTTACTGCGATCCTGCGCTTCTGGATTGTGCAGGGCAACTTGTGGCGCTGTGGCTTCTGGAGACTACCGGTGAAGTCGCAGGGGCATTCCCATTTTCTGCAAGCGAGCTTGATATTTGTTCTCCTGCGCCTACTCCAGGAACGCGGCTCCTTTGCCGCGCCTCCGTTCGACGTGTCACGTTTGCCACTACCGAGGCGGACGTGGATTTTCTGTTTCCGGACGGCACGGTTCATGCTCGATTGCGCGGCTTACAACAGAGGCTTGTTCTGTTCCCTTCCGGCTTTGGCGATCTGCTTTTTGGAACAGGTCCACTCGCATCCTCACCTAGCTTGGCGATGGCCGCAACGGAGGAAGGCCAGCAGTTTTTGGCCCGCGACGGTGCTATTTGGGCGCGTGCTCTGGCCCATGCGGCCCTGTCTCACCAGGAGTGGTGCGATTGGTGGAGTTCGGCAGAAGAACCACTTCTTTTGAGTCGGAATCTTGCCGTTCGTTTGACAAAGAGCAGCTATTTCCATGGCTCCATGGCCAACGTTTCCGCAGAGCAGGTGCAGATCCGCAAGTAGCATCCGCGGGTACGATTCCTATGAGACTAAAGTAGGATTGCTTCGCCTCAGATCGCGGACCAATGATATGTTAAGGTTCATCCTTCATTCAAAGCGTGTTTCATCAAGATCCTTTATCGTGCCGTATGACGTCAGGAGATTCTTGAGACCCCTGTTTGAAAATGAGCGTCGTTGTATGGCTGGTATATCTCTAGAGCAGACCAGGAGAGTCATTTTGAACGAGAATTTGACCGCCGCCCAGATTTGGACGGATATTCACGACACGTTAAAGCAGCTTCTGGAAGAGCAAGGCCAGGAGCTGGGTGAGATTAGCCGGCAGAGTGCGCTGAGTGCGGACCTCGGCCTGGCATCCATCGACATGATTCATCTGCTCATCACGCTGGAAGATAAGCTGGAGATGCAGTTGCAGTTCGATGAATTGGCGACCGGACCAGAGGGCCAGTTTCGCGAGGATCTGACACTCGGAGACCTGAACGACTTTATCGAGACGAAGCTTACAAGCCGGATGAAATCCGTCAAAGCCTAGTAAAGGTTCAGGGTGCTTCATACAGCCTATCCAGGCGTTGATAGAAAGATCACCGCGCCATGACATTGCTGCTCATCCATGCCGACGACTTTGGCCTGACGGAAGGTGTCACGAAGGGCATTCTCCGTGCGATGCAGGAAGGGATTGTGACCGCAACCAGCGCAATGGTCTGCGACCCACTTCACTTCGAGAGGGTGAAGGAACATTGCGACAGCCTGGAGGGTCGCATCGGCCTTCACCTTCAACTCACTGACGGGCGCCCTGTCCTTGACGCTGCGGAGAACCCCAGTCTGGTGGACAAGAGCGGTTGCTTTGCCCGCCATCGCGATCAGCTTGGAGACATCCTTCCAGACGATCTTCTCACAGAGTGGCGTGCCCAACTCGCCCGCTTTCGTACCCTCGGCTTTGAGCCAAGCCATCTCGATACACACCACAGCGTACACGTTCTCCCTGTCGTGCTTGAGGTCTATCAGCAACTCGCGCGAGAGACAGGCCTGCCGGTGCGCGGAGATGAGAATGGCCTCAATTCCGAATTGCGCCGCCGCGGGTTTATTGCTGCGACGCGCTATACGTTTCTTACCGAGACGCTGTACCGTTCTCCCATCGCTCTGCGTCGCGCACTCGCAGCGTACCGGCGGCTGGGTCTGGGGGAAGGAGACTCCCTTGAGATAGGCTGCCATCCGGGATTTGTGGACGCGGAACTCGCTGCCCAGTCCAGGTATGTTGAGCCCCGGGCTGTCGAACTTCAGCTCCTTTGCTCCGCAGAGTTGCGAGGCTACCTTGGTGAACTTGGCTATGAACTCGCCGAGCCTGCCCTGCTACGGCGCGTATGCCCCTCTACTGAGGAGAGTGATTCCGGGAGAGTACAGGAGATGGCTGCGGAAAAGAGTCATTAACGCTGGATAGGCTGGTCAACGATGTCGTATGTGGCGGCTCTCTCCTGCGTTGCTTAATCATCGCTTCTACCAGATCAACGGTGTGACTGGCTCCGTCCACGTCGACGTTCAATTGGCATGGCTCGAAGGTGCGAATGGCTGCGACTTCTGCCGCCAGGGTCTCTGGTGTTAAGCGGCTTTCTTCGAGCACTCGAACAAGTCCCAGCGCTTCCATTTTTCGGGCACGATAGGTCTGTTCGTCTTCTTCTACTTCGACAAAAGGAATGACCAGGGCACGAGCGCCAGTTATTATCAGGTCGAGGGCTGTGTTGTACCCGCAGCGGGAAACCGAGACGCAGGCCTTCTTCATCTCACTTTTCATATTCGCGATCCAGCGCGTTAACTTAAGCTTTGGCAGACCGGCTGTTTCCTGCACCAGTTCTTGCCAGACTTCTTCGGGAGTCAGGGATCCGGCAGCGATGTGTACCGTTAGATCTGAAGGGAAAAGCCCGAGCTTTGCACAGCGAACCGCCACGCGCAGTACAGATTCACCGCCCCCCCCTCCCCCCACGGAGATCAGACACGTATCTTCAGTATGTGTCTCTGGGCTGAAAGTGAGCGGAGCATTGGTTGTGACAAACCCGGTATGCCAAATGGGCTTCTGTAGTTCCGAAGCGAGTGCGAACGTTTCCTGTAGTTGGATCAATTGAGGATCGGAGTGTACAAGAACTCCGTCCATCAGGCGGTTTACTGTTTGAACTACGCGCCGGTCGAACTTCTCCTGATCCGTAAGGCACTGCTCCTGAATGTCTCGTATGCTCGAAAGGATGAGTGGTGGAGGCATCATGTTTCGCGCAGCGCGTAAAAAAGGTACTAAATATACTGCAGACTGAGTTCGTCCAAAAGGAAAATACTCAATCAGAATGACGTCAGGGCGCACGCGTTCCAGGACTTCGATGAGGTCGGCTCCCCATCCGGACTTCTTGCCGGGATGAGGATAGTGAGCACCCCGCTGGAAACGAACCATCTCTACTTCCGGCGGAATTACGATATCGTCGTGTAGATCTCCGGTGCATACCAGCACGGTTCGGAAACGCTTCGAAAAACTTTTTGCAATCGTGGCCGTGCGCACCCAATGTCCAAGGCCCCGGTTGACCTCACAGTAAAGCAGTACCACAGGACGGGGTCCACTCATACGCTCTCCCGTTGGTCTTCTTCAGCGAATGAAAGGCCTTCTTCCGGCGCAAGTCCCGTTGCCATCCAGGGGCCAGTGCCAGCGATAACCTCGACTGCTTGACCTCCGTTTATCTCAGTCAGCAGAAAATTGTTTCCTGCGACTTTAGAGATAGGATGGATTCCCCTCGCTTCGAGCAAACGTAGTACTGCGGAAGAGGCCATGCCAGAGTCCTTCCAAGGTCCCCAATTAATCGAAGTCACATGGGTATCCGGCCATGCAGTGGCCATGTTCCAGGCAAGACGATTAAGGACTTCATTGCCTGCGGCGTAGTCCGCTTGCCCTAAGTTGCCAAAGCGCCCAGAGATCGATGCGAACAGTACTACCAGCTTGAGATGATCGGGTCGCAGCCGAGTTCGCAGGATAAAGGTGCTGTCCGCTTTTGTTGCAAAGATCTCTCTGAAAGATTTGGTGGATTTGTCGCGTATGAGCTTGTCCGCGATCCTGCCTGCACCGTGGATCACGCCATCGATCTTTCCAAAGCGTTGATACAGAACGTCGATGAAGCTTCCGAACTCAGTCTCGGAACAAACGTCAATCGCATGATACTCCGGCAGACCGCCAAGCTCGCGAAGTCTATGGAGTGTCTCGATTTTTTCGCGACCGGTTATTGTGCTTTCATCGATGGCCTCGCGACCCACAAGCACCAGGTGTACTCCGGGAGCGGCCAGGCTTTCGGCAGCCAGCGCGGTGATACCGCGTGCTCCACCTGTCAACAGGATGACTGACCCGGCGGTGGGTTTCCAGCCTGCGCTTTGTCGATCCACCTCTTCCGGTTCGGGCATAAAAGCGAGGCGCTTCCCGTCGTAGTATCCGATCTCGCAGGTGTCAGCGCTTCCATATAAAAGCTCATCGATTACGAGCGTTGCAATCTTCTCGGGAGGAAGCTTTCTATCGATATCAATGACTCTTGTCAGCGCGCCTGTCTCAGCAGCAAAGGTTCTGAGGACGCCATGAGCGCCTCCCGTCGCAGTCCCGAGCAGGCCGGGACCGCACTTGTCTCTGCCCCAAAGCCCGCCGAATCCGGTGAGCGCGATTGCCACCGCTACTTGTTCACCGCTCGCCTGCAAAAGATGAAAAAGGCCTTCGACCGTTTTTTGAGATTCGATCTGCCATTGCGCAAGCGTCGCTTCTCGGTCTTCGCAATCAAGCGGAGTGAGGTGCAAGATGCCTTGAACAGGCCCGAATTTGGTCGCGTTCGCTTCGATGTATCCGCGCAGTTTCTTCGGGTCTGAGAGCACCTCGCTATCGATTGTGACGGCATCTGCTCCATGTGAACGCAACAACGAACAAACGGTGTCCGCGATGCCGCAGGTGTCTTCTGTGAGGAGATACAACCCGCTTAAGCGGTTTTCCCCGTCTTCAATAAGCGGAGCAGGATGCGCACGCATGACCAAACGGGGACAAATGTTATCGGATTCTGATATGGGGGTTGATTCCTCCGTCTGTACTTCCATGGCAAGCACAGCCTTTGCCAGCTCATGGATTGAGCGAGTCTGAGTCAGTCGATCCATACTTCGCCGGAAGCTCTCCTGCACGGAAGCAGGAAGTTGTCCCTCTGCAGTCGCTAAAACCTCAATGCGCTTAATGGAATCGATGCCTAGCTCAGTTTCGAGGTCCAATTCAGGAAGAATGAGCTCCGGCTCGTATCCTGAGCGCTCAGCCAGAAGCCGCGTGAAGAGAGCCGTCAGATTCGATAAAGTCAGCTCCATGGAATCGGAGGAAGGGGCTGTTGCTGCTGGAGTCGTTACAGGTACTACTTTGGAAGCGCTCGTGCTTAAGGTAAGCGGAGTGGTCTCCTCAATGGAGGTCCGTCGCAGGGATGGTTCTGATCTGACTCCGTTTAAGCCATCAAGGAACGTCTCAAGAGCATGTTCCTGAGATTCCAGGAACGATCTCATGGTCTTCTGGTATTCACTGTAAGCTTGCAGCGCACTGTTTCCGGAGAACTCTGAGGCAGGCGGAACGACGGACCGTGCCTCGTCCCGGGTTTCTGCCGTCAGTAATGGCTCCTCCCCTATGTAGCCGTGGGGCTCCGTTGCCGCCCATACTCGGCCACCATCGATGTACCAACGGTCAGGCGCAGGTTCGAGAATCTCTTCGAGTTTAATCTTCTGAACCAGCCGGCCTTCAAATAAAGCGTCGAAGTTCATAGAAATGCCATGACTGAACAACTGCGCAACGCCCATAAGGAGTCCTCGCAGACCGCCACCGTTGCCGTCGAGAGAGATGGCCAAATGCTCACGTTCCCCAAGAATGCGGGCGATAAGCCCACTCAATACAGACTTAGGCCCAACCTCAACGAAGACCCTCGTTCCGGCGGCATACATTGCTTCGATCTGCGCAACAAACTCTACCTTGCTTTCGAGATGTTGGCCCAGCAATTCGCGAACGGCTGAAGCCTCTTTGGAATAGGGAGCGGCGGAGACGTTGGAGGTCACTACCATCTGCGGCGAACGTACGTCAGCCTTCTCGATGGCCGTACGGACTTTAGCTGCGGCTGGCGACATTGCGGGAGAGTGAAACGCAGCTCCAACCGCCAGGCGCTTGGCGGCGACACCCCGATTCGCAAATTCGACCAAGGCGTTTTCGATAGTCGCATTGCTGCCTGACACAACGCACTGCTTCGGTGTGTTGTGATTTGCCAGCGTCAAGCCTGGAAGATCTTTGAGCCATACCTCGATCTCTTCGCGGGAGCAGTCGACGGCGGCCATCGTTCCCTTCGCTTCCCTTGCGGCTTCAGCCAATGCGTGGCCTCGCGCTTCGCTCAAAGTGAGGAATGCCTCTCGTGAGACCGCGCCCGCTGCGTGGAGTGCGGCGAACTCCCCAAAGCTGTGACCAGCTACAACTGCAGGGTTTATGCCCAGCCGTCTAGTAAGCTCGAGCATTCCCAAGATGACAATTGCAAGTGCTGGCTGTGCGACATCAGTTGCCTTAACTGCATTCTCCAGATCGCGCCTGGCTGTCTCATCGAATACTTTTGGAGGTAAAAGAGCGCGCTTGACTTGATCGGCGATGGGCGTTGAGAACGCCTGGATGTCATTGTAGGCGCGACGCATCTCCGGCGAATACACACCCAACTGAGATCCCATGCCCGGATACTGAGATCCCTGTCCTGGAAAGACAAAGGCCATGGAACCCTGCCCTTCTCCAGTGCCATAGAACACCTTGGCCGCAGGAGTTGTCTTACCCGTGAGCAGTAGTTCTTCCGCGGCCTGCAATGCGGTCGCAAGCTCTTCCATGTCGCTTGCCAGGAATCCGATCCGATGAGCGCTGTGATGGCCTTGCCTTGGACATACACTTGCCGCAAGATCCCCTATCGGGAATCTGGGGTTTCGACGAATGGCCATCTGGACTTCATATAGTTGCTGTTGAAGTCCTCCTATATCCTTGGCCCCGAACAGGAAGATCTCAATTGGCCACAGATCGCCACCCATCGTCGGTGTTGCCAGTGAGCCGGTGTATTCCTCCAGTACGGCGTGAAAGTTAGTCCCGCCGAAACCAAATGCGCTGACACCAGCGCGTCGAGGTTCGTCTTGAGGGGTTACCCACGCCTGAGCATCCTCCAATACGCGGACTGGAGATTCAGGCTGCAAGATGTCTGGTAAGGGCGAATCGATTGGGGCATGTGGTGGCAATGTCTTGTGGTGCAGTGCCAGAGCGGCCTTCAAGACCCCCGCCAAACCGGCTGCTGACTTCGTGTGTCCGATCAGCCCCTTTGCCGATCCCAGAACGCATTGCCCAGAATTGGCGCCAGCAGAGCTCAGAATGGAGGAGATCGTTGTTAACTCCGCCTTATCGCCGACAGCCGTGCCTGTACCGTGTGCCTCATACATGCCAAGGCTGGATGGGCTTAATCCGCAACGTTTATACGCCCGCTGCATGGCGAGTTGCTGTCCTTCTGACCGCGGTGCAGTCAATCCCATTGCGCGGCCATCGCTCGATCCAGCGACAGAACGAATGACAGCGTATACCCGATCCCCCTCGCGTTCCGCGTCCTCCAATCTGCGCAACACCAAAGCCACCACACCTTCGCCGATCACAATGCCATCGGCATTCTTGTCGAAGGGCCTTGCACGCCCTGTTGGCGAAAGAGCTCTTGTCTTGCTGAAGGCCAGATAGCCGTAGGGATTTTGCTCGAACTCCGCTCCGACCACTACAGCAACATTCGAGTCGCCACGCTCCAACTCGCGCATTCCCAGTTGGAGGGCTGCCAGGGACGAGGCGCATGCCGCGTCTACCGAGTAGTTAGGGCCGCGAAGATCGAGCCGGTTTGCAACTCGTCCTGCTGCGACATTACTCAGCGATCCTGGAAAGCTCTCCTCTGTCCAATCCGGCAATCTTCGGTAGACATCTTCTAGCGAACCTGGAAGCAGGGAAGGGAGCATCGCGCGCGTGATGTAACCGTGATAGAGATCGGCCATACCGTCAGTGCCCAGGACTACAGCCGTATTCTCACGATCGAAGCCGCTCTCGGCGAAGCCCGCATCGTCCAGCGCGCGCCGGCATGCTTCCAGAGTCAGTAATTGCACTACCGAAATCGAGGTCAAAGAGTGTGGTGGGATCCCATACCGCACCGGGTCGAAAGGCATCTTGTCAATAAACGTGCCCCAGCGTGAATAGATTCGATCCGGTGCATCTCGGTCTTCGTCGAAGTAGAGTCGCCAGTCAAAGCGCTCTTTCGGAATCTCGCGAATGCTGGAAACTTTGCCCAGCATGTTGCGCCAGAAGTCTTCCACCGTGTGCGCGCCCGGTAAAAGACATGCAGCACCGACAATGGCGATCGGTATCTCTGTATTTCTGGAAGGCCGTTGTTTTGGCTTTTCGGCATAGCGCTGCATCAGCTCTGTTGGGCCTTCACTCAGATCGCGATGAAGCCCCGGGATGCTACCGACCGTCCTCCGCAGCGCTGCTACCTGGCCCATCATATAAACGCCGCGATTCAATTGTTCCTGTTCGTCCAGGTTGCACAGCGTGCCATTGTCACTCCTGCCCTGTCCTTTGGCTGCGATGCGCGACCGGCCCATAAGGAGACCTTCGAGTTTTGCGGTGATCTCTCGCGGCGGCGTGCCCTCGCGATACAGCCTTCTTCGTTCCTGCTTGAAACTCTCGCTAAAGGGTGTGTTCGCACAGTTGATAACATGGCCGGGGCCGGTGCACAACTGCACAATTCCGTTGCATGAAACGGCCTGCGTCTGGAACTGTTCCACGATTGCACCGCACTGTACCGCTTCTTTGGTAAACAGATAGGCCGTCCCTGCCAATACACCGATGCGCACGCCACGCTCGACCAGTGGATGAGCGATCGCCGCTACCATCGCCGCGGAAAGAGAGTCGTGAATACCTCCGGCGAACAAGGTATGAACGCTTTCCGCTGCATCAGCGGGCATCTGGGTAAGCAGGGTTTCTATCGCCAGCTCCCATAAAGGAAGGCTGTGAAGAGGTCCCGCATGACCGCCGCACTCAGCCCCCTCAAGGACAAAACGTCGCGCTCCTTGGATAAGGAAGCTGCTCAACAACGCAGGCGACGGCGCATGAAGATAAGTGGTTGTTCCTTGAGCATCCAGTGAATGCACCTGCTCGGGAAAGCCTCCGGCCAGGAGAGCGAATGGCGGCCGAATCCGCGCTATCGCGTCCATCTGTTGTTTGCGCAACTCAGCCGGCAGGAATGCAAGGATGCCGGCGCCCCAGCTTGCATCGCCCAACGTTTCTGCGCAGGATCGAAGCAGCGCCTCAGCCTCCTCGCCGCGTAACATAGCCAACGCAACCAGGGGCAATGCGCCCGCATCGCTAACTGCGGCGGCGAAGCGTTGAGTGTCGCTGACTCGCGTCATCGGTCCCTGAACCACGGGGTAATGCGTGCGATGCGTCTTCGCCAGGGCATTCTCCGGAGCCAGGGCACGGGCGCTAGCGATTGCTTCGAGGCACGCATCAGAGGTAGCGGATATCGCGGCTTGAATCAGTCTCCCCGTTGTCCGATATCGAGTCTCATAGATCTTTGCCAGGCCCACAGCCTGACCTACTGGCCACGCCTGATTTTGCGCATCGGCCCAACCGATCTTCGAACGAACTTCAGCGGCCCACCTTGTCGCCCGCTCGTCCGGTCTTTCCTCAATCGAAATTTGAGAGGCAGATTCCTGCAGGGCCTGGCCAGCCTGCAACTCGGGCCGGTTCGGGATGCGCACACGCAATCCCAACTCTTCGCCGACCACTGCTGTATCTTCCCCGCTCATGCGCCGCAGCGAAGGTCCGTACAAGGTACCTACAGGCGATTCGTTCAATAGCAGCAATGCATCGTCCAGGACTGCTCCGGCGGCGCCGGCGACGCGGGAGGCAACGCATCCGCGGATACCCAGTCCTCCCTGCAAAAGGAAGGGAAGTTCCTGCTGAGCCAGTGTCTGTGCAAGCACAAACGTAGACTCCGCTCCGCAGAGGCCACCACTCTCCGCGCCGCGTGCGAGCCATCCATCCGGCACGATGCCTGAAGCCCTCAGACGCTGAACATCGGCAGCCGCAGTAATCTCCAGCCAGGTCTTTCGCTGTGGCAAAGACGTTGGCAATGCATCTTCGGGTCTCCATTGTGCGATCACGTACCAATGAGGCACATCGGCCAGACCGATGTCTGTCGCAAGCGATTCCATGAATCTTAAGTTCTCGGCTGAAAACCGAAGGCCGAAGACTTTTTTCCCGCTACTGGAGATAAGTGACTCGACCACCGCGCGAGCTCGCGACAATGTGGGCTCGCGTAGTTCGTTGTCGATGTCAACAATACCCACGCCGCCGGCTCGACATGTTCCCAGAGCAACGGCAGGCAAAGTGCCGACAGTCGGCGGTAGAGCTGATAAAGAACAAATGTGGAACGCTTTCGTGCCTTTCATCTAGCAAACACCTTTACACCAAACGTAGAAAGAAGCTCTTGTACGCAGAAACTAGTTTTTGCTGGATTATGGGAGAGGAGTGATGAAAGCTCGAAGTGAAATATGGTCGTACCGGGTTCTTAACGGGGAAGATTTGCCGCCGGTGAACTGCGTCGCCACCAATTCGATTATTTCTTTAGGTGAAGTCTAGCACGGCGGTATTAGGGAATTGCTTCGGCGAAGTACAACATTATTGGGAGGATAGTCGTCCGGCATTGGAAAGATCAGCGAGAGGCATTAATGCTATGCTTTACCAAAATTCAATCAGCAGAGAGATTGGTGTTCGGTCCCATGAGCTATTTGGACAATTCTCGCTGGATAGACTTTCCGCCTGTTGTCGATGCGCGAGGTTCTCTTACGGCGATTGAAAGCTGCCGCTCGATTCCCTTTCAAATAAATCGTGTTTACATGGTCCACGATGTTGTTGCAGACCGTGGCGGTCATGCGCACCGCGATACTGAACAAGTGGTCCTTGCTCTCGCTGGATCCTTTCATCTGAAGCTTTCCACGCCTACCGAACACAAGATATTTGAGCTTGACCGACTTGGCCGCGGTGTTCACATCCAGCCCATGACGTATATCGAGCTCAGTAACTTCAGCCCCGGCGCTGTCGCTTTGGTTTTAGCGAGCACGCTCTATCGCAAAGAGAGGTCTCTGCGCTCATGGGAGGAGTATGTTGCCTGCTTCGATCGGGGATAGACGTTCCATGACTCAGGCCCCCTTTGTCTCGTTTGCCGATCCGACAGCGCTCTCCCTGGTGACGGAAGGGCGGTTTCGAAGCACGGCTGAAGTCCTTTCCTGGCTTGAGACGATGAACCGCGAACGCCCGATGAAGGTAGATCTTGTCGCCTTGGATGAGTTGGCCGAATGGTCTTTTCGTTCAGGACCGCTCTCGCTTGGTCACAACTCTGGGAAGTTCTTTACCATGCGGGGCGTGCGCACCGAAACTGACTTCGGCAACGTTCCAGTCTGGGATCAGCCCATTATCTATCAACCGGAGATCGGCATTCTGGGATTTATCACCAGGGTTTTTGATGGAATTCGTTACTTCCTGATTCAAGCCAAGGTCGAACCGGGAAACATTAATGGTTTCCAGATTTCGCCAACGCTTCAGGCTACGCGCAGCAATCTTACGCGCGCCCATCGGGGCTCAACGCCCCGGTATGCTGAGTATTTTACGGGGAAGAAGCCCGTCAATATCCTCGTTGATCAGCTGCAGAGTGAGCAGGGGTCGCGTTTTCTCAACAAGCAGAATCGCAACATGGTCGTTGAACCGCTGGACGAGGTTCCACTCTACGATGATTTCTGCTGGGTCACACTCGCCCAGATCAAGACACTTCTTCAACGTGACAACCTCGTCAATATGGATGCCAGGAGCGTGCTTTCCTGCATGCCTCTGCC is a window of Edaphobacter sp. 12200R-103 DNA encoding:
- a CDS encoding acyl carrier protein translates to MNENLTAAQIWTDIHDTLKQLLEEQGQELGEISRQSALSADLGLASIDMIHLLITLEDKLEMQLQFDELATGPEGQFREDLTLGDLNDFIETKLTSRMKSVKA
- a CDS encoding glycosyltransferase family protein, yielding MSGPRPVVLLYCEVNRGLGHWVRTATIAKSFSKRFRTVLVCTGDLHDDIVIPPEVEMVRFQRGAHYPHPGKKSGWGADLIEVLERVRPDVILIEYFPFGRTQSAVYLVPFLRAARNMMPPPLILSSIRDIQEQCLTDQEKFDRRVVQTVNRLMDGVLVHSDPQLIQLQETFALASELQKPIWHTGFVTTNAPLTFSPETHTEDTCLISVGGGGGGESVLRVAVRCAKLGLFPSDLTVHIAAGSLTPEEVWQELVQETAGLPKLKLTRWIANMKSEMKKACVSVSRCGYNTALDLIITGARALVIPFVEVEEDEQTYRARKMEALGLVRVLEESRLTPETLAAEVAAIRTFEPCQLNVDVDGASHTVDLVEAMIKQRRREPPHTTSLTSLSSVNDSFPQPSPVLSRNHSPQ
- a CDS encoding acyltransferase domain-containing protein; the protein is MEHAATRIAKSNRDQLRVRGSFSYGNGPKAGKLAIVFPGQGSQFSGMLADLIQARPAARQWFECLDAVYQRVGAGLPSDAYHGGDGLFSLSTGAQLGLVASLALHDSLKAMGVEGECFVGHSNGEHAALIASDALSFPSVEAACDFIGSVGLESRSVPPPPVPQGVLAVTGNQRAAVEQVVRENSGTLFLSVDNCPMQMLLAGTDQALERAAHRLRGQGLVCVKMPFTWAHHTPLFRGWSELLWKHYRNIPVKTPRAEVYCCATKRRYPSEPEKIRQLLAEQWSAPVYFRQTIEAMYESGVRIFLEAGPDNRLVPFIADTLRGKSYLALGASSQDHADFDALAMLAAELFAAGIPIRWEFFHPVARQSFADAISIDAIQRAAIEEQKSIVQFAHRMDERIARKVQSFLPHPKHISFGSNASVFLGEAQPSADGFTAVRHHSVGREPYLSDHALGRPGRGQGSPLPVMAFTGILAIAAEAAAQAPARLCVTSLRLHRWLAFDADTLTLETVVDLRNKTVSIFVLSGDGMRHLGANATLTKRLHAGADSSVDIGNAEPLRPSWSAERFYAEYAFHGRSFQGIQKVLRLTASGVEAELHSTMLPGLTGIPLYCDPALLDCAGQLVALWLLETTGEVAGAFPFSASELDICSPAPTPGTRLLCRASVRRVTFATTEADVDFLFPDGTVHARLRGLQQRLVLFPSGFGDLLFGTGPLASSPSLAMAATEEGQQFLARDGAIWARALAHAALSHQEWCDWWSSAEEPLLLSRNLAVRLTKSSYFHGSMANVSAEQVQIRK
- a CDS encoding ChbG/HpnK family deacetylase; translation: MTLLLIHADDFGLTEGVTKGILRAMQEGIVTATSAMVCDPLHFERVKEHCDSLEGRIGLHLQLTDGRPVLDAAENPSLVDKSGCFARHRDQLGDILPDDLLTEWRAQLARFRTLGFEPSHLDTHHSVHVLPVVLEVYQQLARETGLPVRGDENGLNSELRRRGFIAATRYTFLTETLYRSPIALRRALAAYRRLGLGEGDSLEIGCHPGFVDAELAAQSRYVEPRAVELQLLCSAELRGYLGELGYELAEPALLRRVCPSTEESDSGRVQEMAAEKSH